From Euwallacea similis isolate ESF13 chromosome 14, ESF131.1, whole genome shotgun sequence, one genomic window encodes:
- the LOC136413367 gene encoding putative ankyrin repeat protein RF_0381 has protein sequence MQYNNQTSEMGLRLLSTTFINGNDEKSFLVLESTDTKPVAVLIMQILKKLTLQKDFLRYLNPKNQIFAEWQKLCDFVKKQEEWPDFNKKLIVCEVTQSCHLTKHEKCLKNLMSMLLEKECISKLILITPNCEILDRCLEKVKIAVKLPLSQLNAPQKRIRKAKSAVPSTTAISRAMYEAAFKGQLWDIVFISSLDKNYICNKTTGPNRKKPLHAAADQGHRDITNYLCTEGANVQVRDIHRNTPLHLAVRKGHKAVVVELLEHTVNIDHRGQYSRTALHWAAEKGHKDIIVLLLRQRANLKLKDKWGFTSLHLAARNGHLNALTTILKYNNLIINWNEKSKKTALHCAASNNHTAIVQKLLDFGAKIQAEDADGNTPLHYAARNGHETVVCKLLQQGAKACWRNKNGNTVIHEAAINGNQEVITCILEKEGDITDKGQLDRTVLHMAAEKNQVNLVKYFIWLGVDKNAVDNQRDTALHLAMRNAHFETSLLLLEAGVEIDRKGWHEQTPLQLAVLWGNIDILQLMLDKGAKTEFKDSKGWSALHFACQERKKNVVELLIDHGTDVNTLNYDKFTPLHLAVFQGELPIVKLLVNKGALIHEKNNFGHTPLDLAVAGDKHLILCFLKSKTKSIEAKKD, from the exons ATGCAATACAACAACCAAACAAGTGAAATGGGATTACGTCTTTTATCtacaacatttattaatg GCAACGATGAAAAAAGCTTCCTAGTTTTAGAATCCACTGATACCAAACCTGTAGCAGTTCTAATCATGCAAATCCTGAAAAAACTGACCCTGCAGAAGGactttttaagatatttaaacccaaaaaatcaaattttcgcCGAGTGGCAGAAGTTATGTGATTTTGTCAAGAAGCAAGAGGAGTGGCCGGATTTCAATAAGAAACTGATAGTTTGTGAGGTGACTCAAAGTTGTCACTTAACAAAAcacgaaaaatgtttgaagaATTTAATGAGTATGTTACTAGAAAAAGAATGCAtatcaaaacttattttgatcaCACCAAACTGTGAAATACTGGACCGATGCTTGGAGAAGGTGAAGATTGCAGTAAAACTTCCATTGAGTCAACTTAATGCACCTCAGAAAAGAATTCGAAAAGCGAAGTCTGCGGTACCATCGACAACTGCGATATCTCGAGCAATGTACGAAGCGGCATTCAAAGGTCAGCTTTGGGATATAGTGTTCATATCTTCGCTTGACAAAAACTATATCTGTAATAAAACTACTGGTCCAAACAGAAAAAAACCTCTACACGCAGCTGCAGACCAAGGACACCGAGACATAACGAATTATTTATGCACCGAAGGTGCTAATGTGCAAGTACGGGATATCCATCGTAACACTCCTCTGCATCTCGCCGTCCGAAAGGGCCATAAAGCTGTAGTGGTGGAACTGTTAGAGCATACTGTCAACATTGACCATCGGGGACAATACAGTAGAACCGCCCTACATTGGGCTGCAGAAAAAGGTCATAAGGACATAATAGTTTTACTTTTAAGACAAAGggctaatttaaaattaaaagataagtGGGGCTTTACTTCCTTGCATTTGGCTGCGCGAAACGGGCATTTGAATGCCTTAACAACTATCCTAAAGTacaacaatttaattattaattggaatgaaaaatctaaaaagaCAGCTTTGCACTGTGCTGCTAGCAATAACCACACAGCCATTGTACAAAAATTGCTGGACTTTGGAGCTAAAATTCAAGCTGAAGATGCCGATGGAAACACCCCTCTCCACTATGCTGCACGCAATGGCCACGAAACTGTTGTCTGTAAGTTACTACAGCAGGGAGCTAAGGCTTGCTGGAGAAATAAGAATGGGAACACTGTAATTCATGAGGCAGCTATCAACGGTAATCAAGAAGTAATTACCTGCATTCTGGAAAAAGAAGGAGATATAACTGACAAGGGGCAGTTAGATCGAACTGTTCTCCATATGGctgcagaaaaaaatcaagttaatTTAGTCAAGTATTTTATTTGGCTTGGAGTGGATAAAAATGCTGTCGATAATCAACGAGACACTGCCTTGCATTTGGCTATGAGGAACGCGCACTTTGAAACAAGTTTATTGCTATTGGAAGCAGGGGTTGAAATCGACAGAAAAGGGTGGCATGAACAAACGCCCTTACAATTGGCTGTCCTGTGGGgcaacattgatattttacaGTTGATGTTAGATAAAGGAGCTAAGACTGAGTTCAAAGACTCTAAGGGGTGGTCTGCCCTCCATTTTGCCTGCCAAGAAAGGAAGAAGAACGTAGTGGAGCTATTAATAGACCATGGGACTGACGTAAATACCCTCAATTATGATAAATTTACCCCTCTGCATTTGGCTGTATTCCAAGGAGAACTCCCGATAGTAAAACTCTTAGTAAATAAAGGAGCTCTTATACATGAAAAGAACAACTTTGGCCATACCCCATTAGATTTAGCTGTGGCGGGTGACAAACACCTAATATTGTGTTTCCTAAagtcaaaaactaaaagtatTGAAGCTAAAAAGGACTGA
- the Ctu1 gene encoding cytoplasmic tRNA 2-thiolation protein 1, giving the protein MAPCSTKCGKNAILKRPKTGDALCKECFFEAFENEIHFTIQRAKLFRPGAIVAVAASGGKDSTVLAYVLKLLNEKYNYGLKLVLLSIDEGITGYRDDSLDTVKQNRDDYGIPLKIMSYKDLYGWTMDEIVAQIGRKNNCTFCGVFRRQALDRGANLLKVDYLATGHNADDIAETVLMNILRGDLARLTRCTSIITDSGDGIPRVKPLKYTFEKEIVMYAYFKKLVYFSTECVFAPNAYRGHARVLLKDLEKIDPTVIMNIIQSGENLKVNKSAKIPTLTRCTRCNYISSQEVCKACILLEGLNKGLPRLGIGKSSKVKRILKDNDENERIENNKNSLKMTNSCNTECKSETQKSGCLCNKALASII; this is encoded by the exons ATGGCACCGTGTTCAACAAAATGTGGGAAAAACGCAATTTTAAAA AGACCAAAAACTGGCGACGCATTATGCAAAGAATGCTTCTTTGAAGCATTTGAGAATGAAATACATTTCACAATTCAAAGAGCCAAACTATTTCGGCCAGGCGCCATTGTGGCTGTTGCAGCTTCTGGAGGCAAAGATTCAACTGTTCTCGCATACGTCTTGAAGCTATTAAACGAGAAATACAATTATGGTTTAAAGTTGGTTTTGTTGTCCATTGATGAAGGCATTACTGGCTACAGGGATGACAGTTTGGATACAGTTAAACAGAATAGAGATGACTATGGAAtacctttgaaaattatgtctTATAAGGATTTGTATGGTTGGACTATGGATGAGATTGTAGCACAG ATAGGGAGGAAAAATAATTGCACTTTCTGTGGAGTGTTTCGAAGACAAGCTCTGGATAGAGGGGCTAATTTACTGAAAGTGGATTATTTGGCAACTGGACACAATGCTGATGATATAGCTGAAACTGTGCTTATGAACATTCTTCGAGGAGATTTGGCCAGATTAACTAGGTGTACCTCCATAATAACC GATAGTGGGGATGGAATTCCTCGGGTTAAACCTCTAAAGTACACATTCGAAAAAGAAATAGTCATGTAtgcctattttaaaaaattagtatatTTCTCAACTGAATGTGTCTTTGCTCCAAATGCCTATCGAGGGCATGCTAGGGTACTGCTTAAAGACCTTGAAAAGATTGATCCAACAGTTATAATGAATATTATCCAATCAG GTGAAAATCTGAAAGTTAATAAATCAGCCAAAATTCCTACATTAACTCGTTGTACCAGGTGTAATTATATTTCATCACAGGAAGTGTGTAAAGCTTGTATACTGTTGGAAGGACTGAATAAAGGTCTTCCACGGTTGGGGATTGGCAAATCTAGCAAGGTTAAGAGAATATTGAAAGACAACGATGAGAATGAGAGAAtcgaaaataacaaaaattcacTTAAAATGACAAATAGTTGTAATACAGAGTGTAAAAGTGAGACACAAAAGTCGGGGTGTTTATGTAATAAAGCACTGGCGAGTATAATATAA
- the LOC136413421 gene encoding uncharacterized protein DDB_G0283697-like isoform X1, which produces MRKTVRNGTKKLVCDKRFRGLTMETQVQPSPPHENGSQIEDHTDPTNAESVTNGKETIKTPSKAIPVREKRSRSRTPQKKKEKKTESAKFSNDPSKAKLEENVNGQEAQSHELNKIEEESVKKNGHSEGEKVVKTGRKSGRKAANEQEDVSGKPKTEEIEVAQPENSKSSDTAKEVVEMDALILSSDEPDPELQFDENSDMDSAKGSPVQSRCKTRRSHTRNIPTPKTPKSIDSESENNSVAPTPTPENLNDTTESIDLEDVSTRAETQSDSTRVDYLKNESLFCADKDYSDVSRERSLRVTVRPLSARKTIRPLNDSYRQRAFKNVLNKSDLNDPNAWRDSTDRIYGVKRKRSESPEGAKRFKSETAAGFMSYISSPLTFLKSKFTSEENTSTPKLIGYKDSTSEIHGEGIYSEVVSEDQEKRNRCVVM; this is translated from the exons ATGAGGAAAACTGTGCGTAACGGCACTAAGAAATTGGTTTGTGATAAGCGATTTCGAG GGCTAACAATGGAGACCCAAGTGCAACCGTCGCCACCACATGAGAATGGTTCACAAATAGAAGATCACACAGATCCCACTAATGCCGAATCCGTAACCAATGGAAAAGAAACGATAAAAACTCCCTCTAAAGCTATACCCGTACGAGAGAAAAGAAGCCGTTCACGAACTCCtcaaaagaagaaagaaaaaaaaaccgaatctgcaaaattttctaatgatcCTTCAAAGGCGAAGCTTGAGGAAAACGTAAATGGTCAAGAGGCTCAAAGTcatgaattaaataaaattgaagaggAAAGCGTCAAGAAAAACGGACATTCTGAAGGAGAGAAAGTGGTTAAAACAGGGAGGAAGTCTGGCAGAAAGGCTGCTAACGAGCAGGAGGATGTTAGTGGCAAACCAAAGACTGAAGAGATTGAGGTAGCTCAAcctgaaaattcaaaatccaGTGATACCGCCAAAGAGGTAGTGGAAATGGATGCTTTAATTTTATCGTCAGATGAACCTGATCCAGAGCTGCAGTTTGACGAAAATTCTGACATGGATTCTGCCAAAGGATCACCAGTGCAGTCCAGATGCAAAACCCGTAGGTCTCATACGAGAAATATACCCACGCCTAAAACTCCGAAATCCATCGATTCAGAATCAGAAAACAATTCTGTGGCACCAACACCGACTCCAGAAAATCTCAACGATACTACTGAATCAATAGATCTTGAAGACGTTTCAACAAGGGCGGAGACACAAAGCGATTCCACTAGAGTggattatttgaaaaatgagtCTTTATTTTGTGCTGACAAAGACTACTCGGATGTCAGCCGTGAACGATCTTTGAGGGTCACCGTCAGACCGCTTTCGGCAAGAAAAACAATACGGCCTCTGAACGATTCCTATCGGCAAAGAGCATTTAAGAACGTCCTGAACAAATCGGATCTTAACGATCCAAATGCATGGCGAGATTCAACTGATCGTATCTACGGAGTTAAGAGGAAGAGGAGTGAAAGTCCCGAGGGAGCCAAACGATTCAAATCTGAAACTGCTGCTGGTTTCATGTCGTATATTTCGAGTCCGttaacttttttgaaaagcaaatttacttCTGAGGAGAACACAAGTACACCGAAACTTATTGGATATAAGGACAGTACAAGTGAGATCCACGGAGAGGGGATCTATTCGGAGGTTGTTTCCGAAGATCAGGAGAAGAGGAATAGGTGCGTGGTAATGTAG
- the LOC136413421 gene encoding splicing regulatory glutamine/lysine-rich protein 1-like isoform X2 produces METQVQPSPPHENGSQIEDHTDPTNAESVTNGKETIKTPSKAIPVREKRSRSRTPQKKKEKKTESAKFSNDPSKAKLEENVNGQEAQSHELNKIEEESVKKNGHSEGEKVVKTGRKSGRKAANEQEDVSGKPKTEEIEVAQPENSKSSDTAKEVVEMDALILSSDEPDPELQFDENSDMDSAKGSPVQSRCKTRRSHTRNIPTPKTPKSIDSESENNSVAPTPTPENLNDTTESIDLEDVSTRAETQSDSTRVDYLKNESLFCADKDYSDVSRERSLRVTVRPLSARKTIRPLNDSYRQRAFKNVLNKSDLNDPNAWRDSTDRIYGVKRKRSESPEGAKRFKSETAAGFMSYISSPLTFLKSKFTSEENTSTPKLIGYKDSTSEIHGEGIYSEVVSEDQEKRNRCVVM; encoded by the coding sequence ATGGAGACCCAAGTGCAACCGTCGCCACCACATGAGAATGGTTCACAAATAGAAGATCACACAGATCCCACTAATGCCGAATCCGTAACCAATGGAAAAGAAACGATAAAAACTCCCTCTAAAGCTATACCCGTACGAGAGAAAAGAAGCCGTTCACGAACTCCtcaaaagaagaaagaaaaaaaaaccgaatctgcaaaattttctaatgatcCTTCAAAGGCGAAGCTTGAGGAAAACGTAAATGGTCAAGAGGCTCAAAGTcatgaattaaataaaattgaagaggAAAGCGTCAAGAAAAACGGACATTCTGAAGGAGAGAAAGTGGTTAAAACAGGGAGGAAGTCTGGCAGAAAGGCTGCTAACGAGCAGGAGGATGTTAGTGGCAAACCAAAGACTGAAGAGATTGAGGTAGCTCAAcctgaaaattcaaaatccaGTGATACCGCCAAAGAGGTAGTGGAAATGGATGCTTTAATTTTATCGTCAGATGAACCTGATCCAGAGCTGCAGTTTGACGAAAATTCTGACATGGATTCTGCCAAAGGATCACCAGTGCAGTCCAGATGCAAAACCCGTAGGTCTCATACGAGAAATATACCCACGCCTAAAACTCCGAAATCCATCGATTCAGAATCAGAAAACAATTCTGTGGCACCAACACCGACTCCAGAAAATCTCAACGATACTACTGAATCAATAGATCTTGAAGACGTTTCAACAAGGGCGGAGACACAAAGCGATTCCACTAGAGTggattatttgaaaaatgagtCTTTATTTTGTGCTGACAAAGACTACTCGGATGTCAGCCGTGAACGATCTTTGAGGGTCACCGTCAGACCGCTTTCGGCAAGAAAAACAATACGGCCTCTGAACGATTCCTATCGGCAAAGAGCATTTAAGAACGTCCTGAACAAATCGGATCTTAACGATCCAAATGCATGGCGAGATTCAACTGATCGTATCTACGGAGTTAAGAGGAAGAGGAGTGAAAGTCCCGAGGGAGCCAAACGATTCAAATCTGAAACTGCTGCTGGTTTCATGTCGTATATTTCGAGTCCGttaacttttttgaaaagcaaatttacttCTGAGGAGAACACAAGTACACCGAAACTTATTGGATATAAGGACAGTACAAGTGAGATCCACGGAGAGGGGATCTATTCGGAGGTTGTTTCCGAAGATCAGGAGAAGAGGAATAGGTGCGTGGTAATGTAG
- the LOC136413442 gene encoding probable sodium/potassium/calcium exchanger CG1090: MRRSGRHKFIRISVFFLVYSIIHIVSVRSDNKDAKLQSPLTTSVSETTSQIHPSTTPSKNASNNKKQHSKVESAITHLHKSLDLEDVLNEKPDETSKLEHGMVLAEGAVGKINDAIKKQNETTSTHQCTPAAIRQFPRPIMSQQTRRHGGIIVHIIVAIYMFIGLAIVCDEYFVASLDRICEELKMSPDVAGATFMAAGSSAPELATVIIGVFYAEDDIGISGVIGSAVFNIMFVISVCALATGTMVYLNWWPLIRDSTFYAISILVMLAVIVDEDVNWFESTIMLIIYAIYCVVLHFNPALEKWAQTLPVPFKSPAPNEQSGLVSYKNLENDNKPKPANYGIEYNSFEQSQPPPQEAAQWSPGNEWSPEKHPAQAFHAEPLSGPDLNQATTDVPAPQQQVQPVVAPIQQDYYRPKEYDPSAKVNPLLKPADEAGLWLKTKWAVLYPIHFFCIYTMPDCRSEKYRNWYPFTFFVSMLWISFYSYFMVWMITIIGYTMGVPDTVMGLTFVAAGVSVPDALSSIAVIKEGYGDMAVSNAIGSNVFDILVCLGLPWFMKTALTHPGSHIKVISKGLTYSTLSLLSTVAFLVVAVHYNGWKLDRKFGIVLMIWYLLFITFASLYELNVFGYMNPPECLTDY, encoded by the exons ATGAGAAGATCCGGGCGCCACAAGTTCATTAGGATATCGGTGTTTTTTTTAGTCTACTCAATCATTCACATAGTCTCAGTACGATCCGATAATAAAGATGCAAAATTGCAATCCCCACTCACTACCAGCGTTTCTGAGACTACAAGTCAAATACACCCCAGTACGACCCCCAGCAAAAACGCAAGCAACAACAAG AAACAGCATTCAAAGGTTGAATCTGCCATAACGCACCTGCACAAATCTTTAGATTTAGAAGATGTTCTCAATGAGAAACCTGATGAAACTTCGAAATTGGAGCATGGAATGGTACTGGCAGAAGGTGCagttggaaaaattaatgatgCG ATAAAGAAACAGAATGAAACTACCTCGACGCATCAATGCACTCCTGCTGCAATTCGTCAG TTTCCTAGACCCATCATGTCCCAGCAGACAAGAAGGCACGGAGGCATTATCGTCCATATAATTGTGGCCATCTACATGTTCATAGGTCTAGCCATAGTGTGCGATGAATATTTTGTGGCTTCCCTCGATCGAATATGTGAAG AACTGAAAATGTCTCCAGACGTGGCTGGAGCAACTTTTATGGCTGCAGGAAGTTCTGCGCCTGAACTGGCCACTGTGATCATTGGAGTTTTCTATGCAGAAGATGATATTG GTATATCCGGAGTGATCGGCTCTGCTGTCTTCAATATAATGTTCGTCATCTCGGTCTGCGCCTTAGCGACTGGTACCATGGTCTATCTTAACTGGTGGCCTCTTATCCGGGACTCCACGTTCTACGCCATCTCAATATTAGTCATGCTGGCAGTTATCGTGGATGAAGACGTAAATTG GTTCGAGTCTACAATAATGCTGATAATCTACGCCATTTACTGCGTGGTCCTCCACTTCAATCCTGCCCTGGAGAAATGGGCGCAAACGTTGCCTGTCCCGTTTAAATCCCCAGCCCCCAACGAACAATCGGGGTTAGTCAGCTACAAAAACTTGGAAAACGATAACAAGCCGAAGCCTGCAAATTATGGCATTGAGTACAATTCTTTTGAGCAGTCCCAACCGCCCCCACAAGAGGCCGCTCAGTGGAGCCCTGGAAACGAGTGGAGCCCGGAAAAACACCCTGCACAAG CATTCCACGCAGAACCCTTGAGTGGGCCCGACTTAAATCAGGCAACAACAGACGTCCCTGCACCTCAGCAGCAAGTTCAGCCTGTGGTAGCGCCAATTCAGCAGGATTATTATAGACCTAAAGAATACGATCCTAGCGCTAAAGTGAATCCCTTGCTAAAACCTGCAG ATGAAGCAGGACTATGGTTGAAAACCAAATGGGCCGTTTTATATCCCATCCATTTCTTCTGCATTTACACCATGCCCGACTGCAGGAGTGAGAAATACAGGAATTGGTACCCCTTTACATTTTTCGTGTCCATGCTCTGGATATCGTTCTACTCGTATTTTATGGTGTGGATGATCACAATCATAG GGTACACAATGGGGGTCCCGGATACGGTGATGGGGCTTACATTTGTCGCTGCAGGAGTCTCGGTCCCTGACGCTTTGTCCAGTATAGCGGTCATCAAGGAAGG ATATGGCGACATGGCTGTATCAAACGCCATAGGTTCCAATGTGTTCGACATCTTGGTATGTTTGGGACTTCCTTGGTTTATGAAGACTGCCCTTACGCACCCAGGATCGCACATTAAGGTCATCAGCAAAG GCCTAACGTACTCAACTTTATCGCTCCTCTCAACGGTGGCATTCCTGGTCGTAGCAGTTCACTACAATGGCTGGAAACTAGATAGAAAATTCGGAATAGTCCTGATGATTTGGTACCTCTTATTCATAACTTTCGCTAGTCTTTACGAATTGAACGTTTTCGGTTACATGAATCCCCCAGAATGCCTGACCGACTATTAA